One genomic window of Anguilla anguilla isolate fAngAng1 chromosome 13, fAngAng1.pri, whole genome shotgun sequence includes the following:
- the LOC118211351 gene encoding zinc finger E-box-binding homeobox 2-like → MAEESRGKRRKQANPRRNQVDVEKLTGLGSEGEDEGVGWGMETHDIYDKSSLTPSEGTETASPAHYANSHSPSPAHYANSQPLSPTHYANSQPPSPAHYANSQPPSPAHYANSQPPSPAHYANSQPPSPAHYDNSQPPSPVHYANSQPLSPTHYANSQPLSPTHYANSQPLSPAHCTNSQPLNPTHSWTGGPPNTSTPGKREGHRDKLMIYSHSDPRAAEDSAHYDFLMQLRQASNPGPWPEGHAHNGAAGVYRPARPAREGTRPPCWSPGKQDSPEGHEPPPASVEGLRSVLACPFCQRTYRRDAALREHVRFCQERDGSGRLDCPLCGYSSPYRAQMERHMAMHSLAHSKHATMYDPAVENRKFKCLQCGKAFKYKHHLKEHLRIHSGEKPYECANCKKRFSHSGSYSSHLSSKKCLSGGGAGGVLNGQVYHATYLRSSSPGSPPAGHERNSGKGSPYAFPSPGALLDRPRAGQPEQALLEGSRLAHGQEPPGFWDPASEFYRADLYRCTSLLPYLHGGDKFGRVLQEMLRRGGAHGEEGVAGVGEGGAQGEGPGVRGAELEEGGVTCRWCSQLFPNHAVLVQHERYLCRMNRDGLEALERPPQGRGKEASQAATAALPHHAHKANGFGGERSPIRRSSWPPLPQRSPLLRHPDPPGSRPLWPTQEAGSPSPAHHPASPAHHTASPASPSFLERRRGAPRGFDSPLCLDLSAHAPACSPPSRPTPPCGTPSSAGSQSEPLDLSLPKPRWASGGERRCSSATLPGDRRPAPPPPPPQTPGAYGGTPAFGGPMYSAFPLFNPVMPVGHHDSLSPLSFNPPAQNSTPLLPPLPYMLESDTESFLKRVHQERQTLLSEALSRGCLDYLPLMEDGAEGEGGPGRKRLKKTDEGLYACDICDKTFQKSSSLLRHKYEHTGKRPHECGICKKAFKHKHHLIEHSRLHSGEKPYQCDKCGKRFSHSGSYSQHMNHRYAYCGRDPADPDPAPELDPLPLLPLSLYRPRGRELEGVAQEAGPGGARFLSTCSSDREPSGAEPGAGRGADLGAEREASGMAVAGEGSPQRDGVQERDDGDRDTG, encoded by the exons tggatGTGGAGAAGCTGACTGGCCTGGGCTCGGAGGGGGAAGATGAGGGCGTGGGGTGGGGCATGGAGACCCATGACATCTATGACAAAAGCAGCCTAACACCCAGCGAGGGCACCGAGACagccagccccgcccactacGCCAACTCCCATtccccaagccccgcccactatGCCAACTCCCAGCCCCTGAGCCCCACCCACTATGCCAACTCCCAGCCCCCAAGCCCTGCCCACTATGCCAACTCCCAGCCCCCAAGCCCAGCCCACTATGCCAactcccagccccccagccccgcccattATGCTAACTCCCAGcccccaagccccgcccactatGACAACTCCCAGCCCCCAAGCCCCGTCCACTATGCCAACTCCCAGCCCCTGAGCCCCACCCACTATGCCAACTCCCAGCCCCTGAGTCCCACCCACTATGCCAACTCCCAGCccctgagccccgcccactgcacCAACTCCCAGCCTCTGAACCCCACCCACAGCTGGACGGGGGGTCCTCCCAACACCAGCACcccagggaagagagaggggcacaggGACAAGCTAATGATTTACA GTCACAGCGACCCCCGAGCGGCGGAGGACTCGGCTCATTACGACTTCCTGATGCAGCTCCGGCAGGCCTCGAACCCGGGACCCTGGCCCGAAGGACACGCCCACAACGGAGCCGCGGGCGTCTaccgcccggcccggcccgcccGCGAGGGCACGCGCCCGCCCTGCTGGTCGCCAGGGAAACAGGACTCACCCGAGGGACACG AGCCGCCCCCTGCCAGCGTGGAAGGCCTGAGGTCTGTTCTGGCGTGCCCGTTCTGCCAGCGCACCTACCGGAGGGACGCGGCCCTGCGCGAACACGTGCGCTTCTGCCAGGAGCGGGACGGCAGCGGCCGTCTGGACTGCCCGCTGTGTGGCTACAGCTCCCCCTACAGGGCTCAGATGGAGCGGCACATGGCCATGCACAGTCTGGCGCACAGCAAG CATGCGACCATGTACGACCCCGCGGTGGAAAACAGGAAGTTTAAGTGCCTGCAGTGTGGAAAAGCCTTCAAATATAAGCACCATCTGAAAGAGCATCTCCGTATCCACAGCG GGGAAAAGCCGTACGAATGCGCCAACTGCAAGAAGCGCTTCTCGCATTCGGGCTCGTACAGCTCGCACCTGAGCAGCAAGAAGTGCCTGAGCGGGGGCGGCGCGGGAGGGGTGCTCAACGGACAGGTGTACCACGCCACGTACCTGCGCAGCTCCTCCCCGGGCtcaccccctgctggccacGAGCGGAACAGCGGGAAGGGCTCGCCGTACGCCTTCCCGAGCCCCGGGGCGCTGCTGGACCGGCCCAGGGCGGGGCAGCCGGAGCAGGCGCTGCTGGAGGGGTCCCGCCTCGCCCACGGCCAGGAGCCCCCGGGGTTCTGGGACCCCGCTTCCGAATTCTACCGGGCAGACCTGTACAGGTGCACTAGCCTGTTGCCGTACCTGCACGGCGGGGACAAGTTCGGGCGCGTCCTGCAGGAGATGctgaggaggggcggggcgcaCGGGGAGGAGGGCGTTgccggggtgggggagggcggagcccagggggaggggcctggggtgaggggggcggagctggaggagggcggggtcaCGTGCCGCTGGTGCTCGCAGCTCTTCCCAAACCACGCGGTGCTGGTGCAGCACGAGCGCTACCTGTGCAGGATGAACCGGGACGGCCTGGAGGCGCTGGAGCGCCCCCCGCAGGGCAGGGGCAAAGAGGCGTCCCAGGCCGCCACCGCCGCCCTGCCGCACCACGCCCACAAGGCCAACGGCTTCGGTGGGGAGAGGTCCCCAATCCGCCGGTCCTCCtggccccccctgccccagcgctcccccctcctccgccaccCCGACCCCCCGGGGTCCCGCCCCCTCTGGCCCACGCAGGAGGCTGgcagccccagccccgcccaccaccccgccagccccgcccaccacaccgccagccccgcctccccgtcATTCCTGGAGAGGCGGCGCGGGGCGCCCAGAGGGTTCGACTCGCCCCTCTGCCTGGACCTGTCGGCCCACGCCCCCGCCTGCTCCCCCCCGAGCAGGCCCACGCCCCCCTGCGGGACCCCCAGCTCGGCCGGCTCCCAAAGCGAGCCCCTGGACCTCTCCCTGCCCAAGCCTCGCTGGGCCTCAGGGGGAGAGCGACGCTGCAGCAGTGCGACTCTGCCCGGCGACAGGaggcccgccccgcccccgcccccaccccagacCCCCGGGGCCTACGGCGGGACGCCTGCGTTTGGGGGCCCCATGTACAGTGCCTTTCCCCTCTTCAATCCCGTCATGCCTGTGGGACACCACGACAGCCTCTCCCCCCTGTCCTTCAACCCCCCCGCCCAGAACAGCACCCCCTTACTGCCCCCCCTGCCCTACATGCTGGAGTCCGACACCGAGTCCTTTCTCAAGAGGGTCCATCAGGAACGGCAGACGTTACTG AGCGAGGCGCTGAGCCGGGGGTGTCTGGACTACCTGCCTCTGATGGAGGATGGAGCTGAAGGGGAGGGCGGGCCCGGGAGGAAGAGGCTGAAGAAGACGGACGAGGGTCTGTACGCCTGCGACATCTGCGACAAGACCTTCCAGAAAAGCAGCTCCCTCCTGAGGCACAAGTATGAGCACACAG GCAAGCGTCCTCACGAGTGCGGGATCTGCAAAAAGGCCTTCAAGCACAAGCACCACCTGATCGAGCACAGCCGGCTGCACTCGGGGGAGAAGCCCTACCAGTGCGACAAGTGCGGCAAGCGCTTCTCCCATTCGGGCTCGTACTCGCAGCACATGAACCACCGCTACGCCTACTGCGGGCGCGACCCCGCTgaccctgaccccgcccccgagcTTGACCCCCTGCCCCTGCTGCCCCTGTCCCTCTACCGGCCGCGTGGCCGGGAGCTGGAGGGCGTGGcccaggaggcggggccgggcggggctcgcttcctcagcacctgcagctcggacagag AGCCGAGCGGCGcggagccgggggcggggcggggggcggaccTAGGGGCGGAGCGTGAGGCCAGCGGGATGGCGGTAGCGGGGGAGGGCAGCCCCCAGAGGGACGGGGTTCAGGAGCGAGACGACGGAGACCGTGACACTGGCTAA